The Antarcticibacterium sp. 1MA-6-2 genome has a window encoding:
- a CDS encoding helix-turn-helix domain-containing protein: MKNLLFGCLGISLALMFYTRKKIFQLGKLKNEMDIVEALITEGENQGVEFKSTLRWDLRQLKPNKALENVVAKTIVSFMNCKGGNLLIGIDDEGLVLGLKEDYQTVKKPGRDGFEQYIMQLVSVTLGTRFCSLVKVTFYKFERRDICHLNIKSSKTQVFLNVGDLVPFFYPYRKRQTRTGYS, translated from the coding sequence TTGAAGAACCTCCTTTTTGGTTGTTTGGGCATCAGCCTGGCATTGATGTTTTATACCAGGAAAAAAATCTTCCAACTTGGCAAATTGAAGAATGAAATGGATATTGTAGAAGCGCTTATAACCGAAGGTGAAAATCAGGGAGTAGAATTTAAATCAACCTTGCGTTGGGACTTACGACAACTAAAACCAAATAAGGCTTTAGAAAACGTAGTTGCCAAAACCATAGTAAGCTTTATGAACTGCAAAGGTGGCAACCTGTTGATTGGTATTGATGATGAAGGCCTGGTTTTAGGGCTTAAAGAAGATTACCAAACCGTGAAGAAGCCCGGCAGGGATGGTTTTGAACAATATATCATGCAACTGGTCTCCGTTACTTTGGGCACCAGGTTTTGTTCTTTGGTAAAAGTAACTTTTTACAAATTTGAAAGAAGGGACATTTGTCATTTAAATATAAAATCCTCAAAAACACAGGTATTCCTCAATGTCGGGGACTTAGTCCCATTTTTTTATCCGTACCGGAAACGGCAAACGCGAACTGGATATTCCTGA